A genomic window from Candidatus Poribacteria bacterium includes:
- the secE gene encoding preprotein translocase subunit SecE, giving the protein MLEFIKNQLDWVLFSIIVVGVLVAGMVFRARVLAYVSEVRQEWTRVTTPTREESIAHTSVVIVAVLISAGYMFGVDTILKLVTDILYR; this is encoded by the coding sequence ATGCTTGAGTTCATCAAGAACCAGCTCGACTGGGTCCTGTTCTCCATCATCGTCGTCGGCGTGCTCGTCGCCGGGATGGTGTTCCGCGCTCGGGTGTTGGCATACGTGTCGGAAGTGCGCCAGGAGTGGACGCGCGTGACGACGCCGACCCGCGAGGAGTCGATCGCGCACACCTCTGTCGTGATCGTCGCCGTGCTGATCTCAGCCGGGTACATGTTCGGCGTGGACACCATACTAAAGCTCGTGACAGACATCCTCTACCGCTAG
- the nusG gene encoding transcription termination/antitermination factor NusG — protein sequence MPWYVLHTYSGHEKKVKSHLEQRVRAMARTEQVLEVRIPVQMVSEVKDGKKRSVERNVFPGYVFVQVSEDLVGSDQDDLWAFIKQTPGVMGFLGTKSQPTALSDGDVPGAVGEGEVYEPEPVVHIEYGVGDSVRVIEGPFAGFTGQVTDVDMQKQRLKLAVSIFGRATPLELDFLQVERT from the coding sequence ATGCCCTGGTATGTGCTGCACACCTATTCGGGACACGAGAAAAAGGTCAAGTCGCACTTGGAGCAGCGTGTGCGAGCCATGGCTCGGACTGAGCAGGTGCTGGAAGTGCGCATTCCAGTGCAGATGGTGAGCGAGGTCAAAGACGGCAAGAAGCGCAGCGTCGAGCGGAACGTCTTTCCTGGCTACGTATTCGTACAGGTCAGCGAGGACCTCGTCGGGTCTGACCAGGACGATCTGTGGGCGTTCATCAAACAGACGCCGGGCGTGATGGGCTTCTTGGGAACCAAGAGCCAACCGACTGCCCTGTCTGACGGCGACGTTCCCGGAGCGGTCGGGGAGGGCGAGGTCTACGAGCCGGAACCGGTCGTTCACATCGAATACGGTGTGGGCGATTCGGTGCGCGTGATCGAGGGCCCGTTCGCGGGCTTCACGGGACAGGTCACGGACGTGGACATGCAGAAGCAGCGGCTCAAGCTCGCCGTTTCGATCTTCGGGCGAGCGACGCCGTTGGAGCTGGATTTCCTCCAAGTGGAGAGAACCTGA
- the rplK gene encoding 50S ribosomal protein L11: MAKKVVAQVKLQLPCGAATPSPPVGPSLAPTGVNLGEFIKTFNAQTASQAGMIVGVVVTVYADRSFSMEIKSPPAPILLKKAAGIDKGSGEPNKNKVGVITSAQLRQIAETKMRDLNAGDVEAAMRIVAGTARSMGITIEG, translated from the coding sequence ATGGCAAAGAAAGTCGTAGCGCAAGTCAAGCTCCAGCTCCCGTGCGGCGCGGCTACGCCGAGCCCGCCCGTAGGTCCGAGCTTGGCGCCGACTGGCGTCAATCTCGGCGAGTTCATCAAGACCTTCAACGCGCAGACCGCCTCGCAGGCAGGCATGATCGTCGGCGTCGTCGTGACGGTCTACGCCGACCGGTCTTTCTCGATGGAGATCAAGTCTCCTCCCGCTCCGATCCTGCTCAAGAAGGCGGCGGGGATCGACAAGGGCTCGGGCGAACCGAACAAGAACAAGGTTGGCGTGATCACATCGGCTCAGTTGCGACAGATCGCTGAGACCAAGATGCGCGACCTCAACGCTGGCGATGTCGAAGCGGCGATGCGGATCGTCGCCGGCACGGCGCGCAGCATGGGCATCACGATCGAAGGCTGA
- a CDS encoding 50S ribosomal protein L1 has protein sequence MKRSKRYNEARKLVKRDVTYSLDEAVRLVRSMPKTKFNETVDLAARLGVDPRQPEQAIRGTVDLPHGTGKSMRVIAFAQGAQQREALDAGATAAGGEDLVERIQGGWLDFDAAVATPDMMPVISRTLGRVLGPRGLMPNPRTGTIAPELGPVVRAIQGGRIDYRVDRTTAIVHAPVGKTSFTEDQLRENVQTVIDALVRAKPATAKGRYIRSLALSPTMGPGVRLDVSGLS, from the coding sequence ATGAAGCGGAGCAAGCGATACAACGAGGCACGGAAGCTGGTCAAGCGCGACGTCACCTACTCGCTCGACGAGGCGGTGCGGCTCGTGCGTTCCATGCCCAAGACGAAGTTCAATGAGACGGTCGATCTCGCGGCGCGGTTGGGTGTCGACCCGCGCCAACCCGAGCAGGCGATCCGAGGAACCGTCGATCTGCCGCACGGCACAGGCAAGTCGATGCGGGTGATCGCGTTCGCGCAGGGAGCTCAGCAGCGCGAAGCCCTCGACGCAGGCGCAACCGCCGCTGGCGGCGAGGACCTGGTCGAGCGGATTCAGGGCGGGTGGCTCGACTTCGACGCGGCGGTCGCGACGCCGGACATGATGCCGGTGATCTCGCGAACGCTGGGCCGCGTTCTGGGCCCGCGCGGGTTGATGCCCAATCCGCGAACTGGAACCATCGCGCCGGAGCTGGGCCCGGTGGTTCGCGCCATCCAGGGTGGTCGAATCGACTACCGCGTGGACCGCACCACGGCGATTGTCCATGCGCCGGTCGGAAAGACCTCGTTCACGGAGGACCAGTTGCGCGAGAACGTGCAGACGGTGATTGATGCGCTGGTCCGAGCCAAGCCTGCGACCGCAAAGGGTCGGTACATTCGCAGTCTGGCGCTGTCGCCGACGATGGGACCCGGGGT